Genomic window (Danio rerio strain Tuebingen ecotype United States chromosome 24, GRCz12tu, whole genome shotgun sequence):
AGATTAAcggtaatatttttttaatgcgataagagtctcgcgttaatGCAGCACGTTAACGCAGATAACAGCCCACTACTAGTATTAACTGTAGGTGTATTCGTTAGTCActgaaattgtaaaatatttttttaaatgcataaatattttGGTTACCTACAGTTCATGCATACATGCAAACACATGACCtttcagtagctatgtttccatccacctattttaaagTGCATTTTGAAACATAGcataaaaatgcttaatggaaaaggcaagatgtaaaaaaaaaaagtaaaatgtccATTATAAACAAAAGcttttgtcttctgaggtgcaagtaatttattagataagaAAAAAAGCCCACAGTGGCTTCAACCACAGCCAATTCCCTTTTTCTTTTTGAAGTTTGGATGAAAAAGGTGCTGTAATCACAAAAGCTTTATGGATTATTCCAGTTATTCATATTCTCCATTTTTGAGATTTACATGATTTGTGCAAATTTAAGGAGATTCTACAAATGTATATCTGATGAGAGCTGACTGAATTCAGTcactgtttattattttcttatcatATAATAATGTTTCAAAGACATtatatacacattacacacacacatatattttatattttaaaattgtaggAAAATTGGGTATGAATCTGTattgtttaaacagttttttaatcATAATTGTAAGTATTTTtggaataatttaaaatgttgcttCCGCCCAAAAAATAGAAGGCCAATTTTCAATAACCATCAGATTTCTCTTTTAAAGGAAGCAGTAGCTATTCAGAGAAACCATTTGAGACCTTCCACGTGTTCAGAGCCATTAGGATTGTGTGGGCGCTCACATTCCAGCATTAAAATCTGTGTTTCATCCTAATCCCTTCCTCAGCACTCCAAACTCAGCATGCAGAATTGAGCATGCAGGCTCTAAACTACACTCACGTCCAGCCATGTCTAACGTCAGGATCCTGTCGTAATCAGAAACCTGTGTGAAGCCTTTGTTGAAACTCTGTTATGCCCGTAACTGCAGTTCACTCACCTCTCTTTTTCTTTGGCCAGCTGGGGGTCATGACCTACAGTGACCTGACCAAACACAGTCCAGAGACACGAGCAGCTGTAGAACAGGAAATCAGAGTTCTTCTGCAGGTAAGTGTTGAGGTTTTGTTTGTCACTGATTTTTGATTGCTGATtgtgaaaattcatctttaataaAGGTTCAGTGAAATCAAGATAAAGTTTTTTTAGATgctagtatcagtattgttatttTTAGGTTAGAGTGCatcaaaacagtgacaaattCATGtctagaagatataaaactgatataaacatccaaagcttccagtttgtcacttctgcatGAATAAATCAACgttttattcacatcacctcatacttcagtttctcatcaaatcttgaccaatcaaatgctctctagtacaattggctgttttttataaaggggaggagctacattatttcccaccctctctttatgtttcagttgagataatgtcaaacattgaataaaaaaatgcacacttCAAGTGACCTTTAATGATCATAGAAAACCTaaaaaaagtcatggaattttgacaaggCATTTAAAAGGTCtgaaaaaatttggaaaaacttAACCCCAAAATGTTTGGAAATGGAAATGTGTTTAATTAATATCTGTACTTGAATATATTAGAGATGATAATATTGGgtacattttaaatacaattgcGCTGTCCATCGCCTGTGCTTTACTTGATTTCATTGTAATTCACGAAACATTTTAAGTGTCGTGTCCAGAAACAAACTACAAACTACAGAGCTAAGATACTGTGGCTGCTAAAGGCAAATTTTGTACTATTCTActagggtttctgcagggtcttaaaatgtcttaaatcttaaaatccaaattttaggccttaaagtctttagtttactgaaatattgtgttgtaggtcttaaatccttTTTTTAAACGGTATTAATTTCCCTTTGTTCATTGCTATCTAacatggccaaaacccatacaatcaccaacaatctaaCTCAATGAAACTTTAAACCTattatttaaaaaggttttaaatttaaacaatttaaaattgttttaaagtgCTCCATTTATTTAGCGCTGAGGACATTGACTTGGACATATTGTTGTgcgtaaatttttattttttttttttaagaaaatttattttggaaaaaaaaagtgtatggatataTGTAgatcttgtttttacacaatatttaaaatattttgtgaaagagtgtaaaaaaattgctaaaatattattcttttttattatttatgtattattaaatgtatttaaagtactttttttttgatagggcaaataatcaaagcttttccatctgggccatttgaaaatcTTTTCAAATTTGAGTCTTTAGCCTTTTAAGAGTCTAACATTTCATTCTtgatggtcttaaaatgtcttaaaaatgttacatttaacttggggaaacctgcagaaaccctgtaagtCTTGTGGAAACACAAGCCAACTTTTCTAAAATGCAGGACAGCAAGATACCTTCTAAAAACAATTTTACATATATAAGAGCAATtctatgcaaatgtcaaccttgtgATGAAAGcaattaagttttcaccaaaatagcaaaactcTAAGTTGTTTGTGtaagcttgtattttacagtacttcaaAATACTCAAATGTCTCGATCATTGTTTTCAAACAATAAAATTTGATTTACTAAAGGCACAGAAGTGGCAATTTTACATCTGCCACATCACTAATGGAGAGCTGTCACATCAATAAAgcagctttttcctcataaattctaaattgtaaaataaaataaaataaattatttttgttttaaatagagcaaacttttctccttttgattagcattatttcttttgggttgtgcagttgaATTCACAatatttctacaaagtatgttgtatactgtaaactcgcagactatTTTGGCGACATCCAAAacccatgtttattttcctcttttaaaatataaaacatgtttacagattgatatttttctggtcccataactctgtggttggtTATTCtggaaaatatgttttaaaataatgttaacatGTACTTTCTCTGTgagtttatgttttgagtttttactacaAATGTCTCACCCATAACACTAGAATTGCTCATACATCACATAGATTGTCACATATTTTTTGATGCGctgtacaaaaaaatacatattttttcttatttgccACATGTACGTAGACATCAAATCGAACATTAGGTTATAAATATTTACTCAAACTTTTGGAATTTTAGTAGCAATAATGTGTATGAGCTCTTAATTTTGCCTTTTAGAGTTCGTATGAAAGGGCAAAGAAGATCCTGAAGACCTACAGTAAAGAACACAAGCTGCTGGCTGATGCCCTGCTGACTTACGAAACGCTCAACGCCAAGGAAATTCAGATGATCCTGGAAGGAAAGTCGTTGGATCCCAGATGATGCAGTCTTGGATTAACAAAAACTTTTTAAGGCACAATCTTACCTTGTCTGTAAATATAAACGTCTGCAACAAGCAAGTTCATCAAAGACATTTTTCTTAGaatgtttttcactttttttccaaGCAACACGTTGTCTTTCAAACATTTTCTAAGCCAGGTGCCCAAACTCCTGGAGGacaggtgtcctgcaaagtttagttccaactccaatcagacacacctgagctagctaatcaagctcttacatgGCATTCTAGAAAGATCTGTGCAGGTGTGTtaagacaagttggagctaaaattgaccaagtttgggcacccctgttctaagctagtaaaaaaatcttcattattatttattaatctacAATAGTTAGCGTTTGAAGTGGAtaagggaaaaaaagtttttcGAAATTGTCATCAAAAAAAGAAGGGGATTCGTTGAGTCGTTTTATTccactttgatgaaaggttttgatccacttcaaatgttgactactccCAGCATACAATTTTGTCTCTAATAGacaacatctaaacatagacagattggctaaaacaaggctaaacttgagctgttagtgaaaatctaatagacgtctaagaatagcccaaaactagactagtccaAATAGACAGAAATAGACTTTATTTGTGTAGTCATTAATTTCTCTTTATTTGATCACTAGTCTAGTTCTGAtttattcttagatgtctattagagtttcactgacagcccaaatttagccatgttttagccaagatgactatgttaaatgtctattagacatttaaaaaaaatgctggctgGGCTGTATATGTTCAATTGATGCCAAAAGTATATAAGTTTGCACAATGAACCAATGGGAATAGTAACTAATCAGTCAAACTGTAAATTCTGTGCTTTGTTTTTAGAGGCTAGGTATAAAACAAGAAAATTACTTGTTTTATTCATCGTATTGTCACCCAGTCATCAGAATAACTGAAAACAAACCCAGAGCTTTCTCTCATAAATGGTGTGTTTTGCATAAAATCAAATGTCAGTGGGCTTAAATCAGGATGCCTTTCAATAATCACAGTAGAGATGGTCACTTTTTATTTCTGTGCCACCATAATTCACTAATTTCGAATGTGACTTCAGAATGTCAGTATTATTTTTACTTCCAGAGATCTCAAATCTGATCAAAGTGCTGTAGATTTTTGTAGTCTATCATTTCCTCTGGACCTTTCTGCTTTTTTTAGCCCCTGATTTTAttcattaacttatttatttgaatatactTTTCCATGTAGCTGAGAGCCTGTCACTTATGGGTTTGTCTGCATGCATGCGTTTAAACGGCGTGACTggactgtatgtatgtgtgtctgaaAGAAATATATGTGTGTTTTCTTTTGAAATTAACATGGATTGACTACAAATAAATCaagtaaagactttttttttttttgtcatttcctaTAAGAAGAAATGTTAAGTTGTCTTGTGCATTTTTTAGTTGAATGCtggatttattttgctttaatgtATTGGATGCTTTCAAAGGGTCTTGGCAGTAAACCATTTAGTCTGATAATTACAGGTATCAGGTTTGGTGTTCTGAGATATCCAATGAATATCTTATTTCAAATTGGTGGTCTGCACACATTCAGGTCCTGTGTTTTTTCATCATCCACTATATATTTTTCTTCCTGGAAGTCAATTTAGTGAATTAGAAAATCACTTCAGTGGATTTAAGACAATAGCTTTGTTGTGTTCAGTGAAGGAAACCACAATCAATGTTTTCCAACTCTGTAATTACAGGCTAATATTTCAAACCACTGGTTACACTAGCATTTAAAGACCCTTTGTTAAAAGAAAATAGTTCCTATTGGTTTTCAACTGTGAAAGGCTTTATAAAAAGCTTAGATCTCAGGTGGAACTGATGCATACTTGTCACAACCATGAGCAGGCCAGCAGAGATGAGCTGAGATGAGCTATCATGAGgctgcaaaataaaataataaagaaaaatggaTGAGGACATTGCCATCATTGGAATTGGATGCAACTTTCCAGGAGGTATGATgtttaaattgatgtttttatctACTTTTTTAAGACAATCATGTATGCATTTACATGACTTGCATATTTCCTTCACAGGTGAAGGTGTAGACAACTTCTGGAAAGTTCTTGTGGAAGGCAGGAACTGTGTGGTTCAGATTCCAGATGAAAGGTTTGAAACATCAGAATGGTTTCATCCTGATGAGGGTGAACCAGGAAAAACAAGAACGACGACAGCTGCTCTTATCGAAGGGTAAGAAAAATCACTTCATGACGATACATTGGAGTGCTATACTTACTAAAAAAGTGTTAAATGTTTTACAGATTCAATGAGTTTGATCAAAAGTTCTTTGGCATCAGCGAGGCTGAAGCTGATTACATGGACCCTCAGCAGAAACTGTTACTGCAGTGTGCATACCGTGCTTTAGAGGATGCTGGGATACCCTTGGAAAAAGTGAGCGGAACCAGAACTGGGGTTTACATAGGTAATGCATCCAATACTAATAATTCACTTGGGTACACTTATTGGTACTGATTGGATACTGATTTGCATGATGTTCATTGCAGGTCTTATGAACAGGGACTACGAAACACTTTTAAACAACAGTCCAAGTACAATAACCCACTATAATGGCACAGGAACAGCTATGAGTATAGCTGCCAACAGAATTTCCTACATATTTAACCTGACTGGACCCTCGTTTGCCATCGACAGTGCATGTTCATCATCCCTGGTGGCTCTTCACTCTGCATGTCAGGCGATCAGGCAAGGTAAGGATACTGTTTTAATCTTAAAGTGTGTTCACtactatttacactttaaatcaTTCTTCATTGACATCATCCTTAGGGGACTGTGAAATGGCTCTGTGTGGAGGGGTCAGCTGCATCCTTGAGCCTCGAGTCTTTGTGGCTCTGAGCAAGGCAAAGATGATCTCACCCGAGGGCACAAGTAAACCATTCTGCCGTACAGCAGACGGCTATGGCAGAGGAGAGGGATGTGGCATCGTCTTACTGAAGTCTTTGAAAAAGGTAAATAATTTATATACTAAAAAATGAGTAATGTTGACCTGagtaatgtatatatattttaaaaaaatatttgtggaaGTAAGTTGATAAAATTCACTTTGCAGGCTATTGAGGACTTTGATCATATTTGGGGCATCGTGAACAAAACTGCAGTAAACCAAGATGGCCACACAGTCACACCGATCACCAAGCCCTCCATGACCCAGCAGGAGGCTCTACTGCGCATGATCTACTCCTCTGAGGATTTTCTAGCTAATGTCCAGTATGTAGAAGCTCATGGGACTGGAACACCAGCAGGAGATCCAGTTGAGGCTGGAAGTCTCTCAAGAGTCATTGCCAAAACAAGACCGCCAAGCTTAGGGCCTCTGTTTGTTGGCTCTGTTAAGAGTAACATCGGACATACAGAATCTGCAGCAGGGGTGGCAGGACTCATAAAGATTCTGTTAATGATGAAACATGAAACCATTGTTCCCTCTTTGTTCTACTCGGCAGAAAATTCCAGCATAGATGCCAAAGCTCTCAATCTTAAAATCCCCACCAGAGCAGAGAAATGGCTTTACTCTGGGTCCAGGATAAAGATGGCTGGATTAAACAGCTTTGGGTTTGGTGGCACCAATGCCCATGCCATCATCACCGAGTATGTGCAAGCAACAGTCTTTGATAGGCAGACTCTTGAACCTCTAAATCTACTCCCACTGTCTGCAGCCACGGATCAGTCTCTTCAATTGTGCATTGCTGACACATATCAGAGGATTTCAGCAGATGAGACAGTTGATCTACAAGCTCTTGCCTATACATCCGCCTGCCGAAGAAGCCACATTAGACACAAATTTAGAAAAGTCTTCGCTGCATCGTCTCTGTCAGAGTTAATCTCACTTCTCAAAGCTAGCATGAACAAGAAATTAGCCCCAACAAAGCAGGACCAGAAATTGGTTTTTGTATTTTGTGGGAATGGTGTTACCTATAGGGGAATGTGTAAACAGCTGCTGAAAGAAGAACCTGTTTTTAGGAGCAAGGTCAAAGAGGTGGAAAGCTACTTCCAGAAGTTTAAATGCAGTATTTTGCAAAAGATCTCAAGCAGCTACAAAGATGAAGATTTCTCTAAACCAGATGTTGTACAGCCACTTCTTTTTGCAATACAGGTTGCAATTGGACACCTTCTTAGGCACTGGGGCATCAGACCAGATATTGTTCTTGGGCATTCAGTAGGAGAGATTGCTGCAGCTCATTGCTCTGGTTTGCTGTCTCTTGAGGACGCAGTAAAGGTTGTATACCATCGTAGTTCTCTACAGACCAAAGTGACTGGTGGGAGGATGCTTGTTGTTGGCAACATTCCTTTTCTGGATGTTGTAAAAATTCTCCCTGCATACACAGGAAAGATTTGTCTAGCTGCTTTGAACAGTCCTATGTCTTGTGTACTGTCAGGTGACATGCAAACTGTTGAGAATGTGCATCAAAAGCTTCAGTCTTTGTTTGAGAGCAAGAATGTGTTTCTTCATGTCTTGGATGTACCTGCTGCCTACCATAGTCATATGATGGATCCTATTCTGGGCCAAATCAAAGACAGTATTGGACAGTTAACTGGGAATGAAATGGAGTGTGAATTGTTTTCCACTGTGACAGGTCAGAAGTGTCGGCAAGGGGACTTTGTAAATGGTGAATACTGGGCAAGAAACATTCGAAAGCCTGTTGAATTTGAACAAGCAATCAGATCTGTTTCTAACCATGCAAGAAACACAGTCTTTGTGGAAATTGGTCCAAGGCAAGCTCTGCAGAGGAACATCAAGGAGATCTTGGGAAATGACAAAACAGTGCTCCCTTCAGTTCAACCAGGTAAAGACCAGCAGACAATGTTTAAAACTGTATCTAAACTGTTTGAGCTGGGGGTCAATGTAAAATGGGATGAGTTCTACAAAGGGTTTGAAACAGAGCTTACTGCTTTCCCAAGGTATCAGTTTCAATTTCAAAAAAATGATGTGCACTTTGAGGATGTAAGACGGGGACATGACTCAGTCTCTTGCAGTCCATATCCACTAATAATTCAAAGTAAACATGATGACAATGTGATCAAGTGCAATCTGTCTGCAAGTACAAACTCTTATCTTTGGGAACACAAGAACAAGGGCATTTCCATTGCCCCCGGAGCACTGTTTGTTGAACTTGCCTTTGAGTCTGTAATAGAAACTGTCGCTCCAAAGAGGCCTCTTAACTCATTTCAACTCTCAATCAACTTCCAAAGCTTGTTAGTTCTAAATAAGAACTACCTGCCTCTCAAAATTAAGGTTGAGACATCCAAGGACACAACCTCATTTCAGATCGTGTCTTCAAGTACGGTGCATGCATCAGGGACCGTCTGCCATGAAGGGGGACCAGCCATTTTAGAACAGCAAACTATTCACCTCAGTAGTGTTTTGAAGAGATGCCAATCAGTAATTGAATCAAAGGATGTGTACGGCACTCTTAATGATGTGGGATTTGAGTATGGGCCTAACTTTAAGCAACTTGAAGATATTCATTATGGACAAGAATTCAAAGAAGCAGTCACCAGAGTTGTGATTCCAGAAGGAGTACTCAACCATCTGTATGAGTATTGCTTGCACCCAGT
Coding sequences:
- the pks1 gene encoding phthioceranic/hydroxyphthioceranic acid synthase, whose amino-acid sequence is MDEDIAIIGIGCNFPGGEGVDNFWKVLVEGRNCVVQIPDERFETSEWFHPDEGEPGKTRTTTAALIEGFNEFDQKFFGISEAEADYMDPQQKLLLQCAYRALEDAGIPLEKVSGTRTGVYIGLMNRDYETLLNNSPSTITHYNGTGTAMSIAANRISYIFNLTGPSFAIDSACSSSLVALHSACQAIRQGDCEMALCGGVSCILEPRVFVALSKAKMISPEGTSKPFCRTADGYGRGEGCGIVLLKSLKKAIEDFDHIWGIVNKTAVNQDGHTVTPITKPSMTQQEALLRMIYSSEDFLANVQYVEAHGTGTPAGDPVEAGSLSRVIAKTRPPSLGPLFVGSVKSNIGHTESAAGVAGLIKILLMMKHETIVPSLFYSAENSSIDAKALNLKIPTRAEKWLYSGSRIKMAGLNSFGFGGTNAHAIITEYVQATVFDRQTLEPLNLLPLSAATDQSLQLCIADTYQRISADETVDLQALAYTSACRRSHIRHKFRKVFAASSLSELISLLKASMNKKLAPTKQDQKLVFVFCGNGVTYRGMCKQLLKEEPVFRSKVKEVESYFQKFKCSILQKISSSYKDEDFSKPDVVQPLLFAIQVAIGHLLRHWGIRPDIVLGHSVGEIAAAHCSGLLSLEDAVKVVYHRSSLQTKVTGGRMLVVGNIPFLDVVKILPAYTGKICLAALNSPMSCVLSGDMQTVENVHQKLQSLFESKNVFLHVLDVPAAYHSHMMDPILGQIKDSIGQLTGNEMECELFSTVTGQKCRQGDFVNGEYWARNIRKPVEFEQAIRSVSNHARNTVFVEIGPRQALQRNIKEILGNDKTVLPSVQPGKDQQTMFKTVSKLFELGVNVKWDEFYKGFETELTAFPRYQFQFQKNDVHFEDVRRGHDSVSCSPYPLIIQSKHDDNVIKCNLSASTNSYLWEHKNKGISIAPGALFVELAFESVIETVAPKRPLNSFQLSINFQSLLVLNKNYLPLKIKVETSKDTTSFQIVSSSTVHASGTVCHEGGPAILEQQTIHLSSVLKRCQSVIESKDVYGTLNDVGFEYGPNFKQLEDIHYGQEFKEAVTRVVIPEGVLNHLYEYCLHPVVLDYFLQMSSVLGLVSSTIRPGFPSAIGSMVISAPPHKEMFMYMRLTKQMSDYFEVCGCFTDKDGHVLIELRDVRITFLGAHGHIRDLCFFNNQKIDIHTESSFSRRIKALVFEDTFGIAKGLKPYLHPKSVFVPEPELTKNSAFLVPEFKSTCSAADMELDKILFIWGIQSISHLKSEAILDSLVDSCELYHQVVLSLRNCGRACSIHVITYRSAEGIVDTISPAFVLSGMTRACAAELSGISFQLIDLSTVSREDIETLGHVLNSYKTLQCPEVYISKGKACSAVITSTPITTIETMNSKSKCLQYHNFTLQTTNPYRMTSILALPSESTVNTIDRTSIEIQLSKVCVHSSDYFPVSTSELNFGQTVYWNKHSTQNHHLLVLDFSGIVTAVGKDVNRLKVGDHVICCYPVKATSKVVLPEDVCFKIKRFPFLKDVPCASYLVLIREILICMLPNITRQQQSLSIFSAVRDSALVKLLTIIASKSGWSVSTETEISRLVQSTKQCHLLVIIPPFDCSLLTEIVSVANAYHTIALCGIRDPSYSALDVFQQDSERTCFQTLEMSKIFQKSRLKAHGAFLQKWLKGMHLHKVWPTIQSRTFQMAPSESMPAQYVEHSGSYFNARTVDVITLAADDPRTKISAIPLRPRARQLFSKEGVYIISGGLSGLGFETVKFVAQKGGGCIATLSRSAPSEKVQDDINGLKRRYGVRILTLQCDVSAQEQVMEAITMIANHFSCHPIRGVFHSAAVLHDGLLETLDRSLFRKVLQPKVCGALNLHLATLHSKTLDYFVCYSSISSFIGNAAQANYAAANSFLDTFCHYRRNIGLPGQSINWGPLKLGLLMNKDNFQKFLETKGLMIMDVAEIHEALEHCLLLDNPQQVVCRFNFRNLNNHVLSQNMSLKFRLSALVEEGLKNKDAEDSGISVQSSVDDCVRVILTEICSVDSDELSDETTLTALGIDSMLAMTLQNRFFQEMGVNIPLVALLDPNCTLLSLTEYLKQSTNEDCEISVHL